Proteins co-encoded in one Natronorubrum daqingense genomic window:
- the pheA gene encoding prephenate dehydratase codes for MVAVTLGPEGTYSHRAATAVANGDEIDFRQSVTAIVDAVAGGEYDRGVIPIENSIEGSVTESLDALSEYDVAVVREVVTPIKHALLAQSDEFDTVASHSQALAQCRSYLEREHPDATLEAVASTAQGVEFARDDASIAGIGHPDNGGDGLEVLAEDIQDQDSNATRFFALAPAEERSKGGGKSSLVVYPNANYPGLLLELLEPFADRDINMTRVESRPSGQRLGDYVFHIDIEAGLYEARTTEAIEELEGLTEKGWVRRLGSYDTEHVVG; via the coding sequence ATGGTCGCAGTTACGTTGGGTCCCGAAGGAACCTACTCGCATCGTGCGGCGACGGCCGTCGCGAACGGCGACGAGATCGACTTTCGCCAGTCGGTGACGGCCATCGTCGACGCCGTCGCCGGCGGCGAGTACGACCGCGGCGTCATCCCGATCGAGAACAGCATCGAGGGCAGCGTCACGGAGAGCCTCGACGCCCTCTCGGAGTACGACGTTGCCGTCGTCCGCGAGGTCGTTACCCCGATCAAACACGCGTTGCTCGCTCAATCCGACGAGTTCGACACCGTGGCCAGCCACTCGCAGGCGCTCGCGCAGTGTCGATCCTACCTCGAGCGAGAACACCCCGACGCCACCTTGGAGGCCGTCGCGAGCACCGCACAGGGCGTCGAATTCGCCCGTGACGACGCCTCGATCGCCGGCATCGGCCACCCCGACAACGGCGGCGATGGCCTCGAGGTCCTCGCCGAAGACATCCAGGATCAAGATTCGAATGCGACGCGGTTCTTCGCACTCGCACCGGCCGAGGAGCGCTCGAAAGGCGGCGGCAAGAGTTCGCTCGTCGTCTATCCCAACGCGAACTACCCCGGATTGCTACTCGAACTCCTCGAGCCATTCGCCGACCGCGACATCAACATGACGCGCGTCGAGTCCCGCCCCAGCGGCCAGCGACTGGGCGATTACGTCTTCCACATCGACATCGAAGCGGGCCTGTACGAGGCCCGGACGACGGAAGCGATCGAGGAACTCGAGGGATTGACCGAGAAGGGCTGGGTGCGGCGACTGGGATCGTACGATACGGAACACGTGGTCGGGTAG